A stretch of the Agromyces larvae genome encodes the following:
- a CDS encoding Maf family protein gives MRLYLASTSPARLQLLRQAGIEPVTVSPGVDEEALVAEHEAEHGPLDAPALVQLLARAKAEAILGSRPGGEPIDGFVLGGDSAFLVDGALHGKPHRPEVARERWAAQHGRTGLLWSGHWLIDHRGGRPGAAIGRPDAASVTFAELDDTEIDAYIATGEPLAVAGAFTIDSLGGPFIRRVDGDPSTVVGLSLSTLRELVRELGGTWTSLWNRVG, from the coding sequence ATGCGCCTGTACCTCGCCTCGACGTCTCCCGCCCGCCTCCAGCTGCTGCGCCAGGCCGGCATCGAGCCGGTGACCGTGTCGCCCGGCGTCGACGAGGAGGCGCTCGTCGCCGAGCACGAGGCCGAGCACGGTCCGCTCGACGCGCCGGCGCTCGTGCAGCTGCTGGCCCGGGCGAAGGCCGAGGCGATCCTCGGATCCCGCCCAGGCGGCGAGCCGATCGACGGGTTCGTGCTCGGCGGCGATTCGGCGTTCCTCGTCGACGGCGCGCTGCACGGCAAGCCGCACCGCCCCGAGGTCGCCCGCGAACGGTGGGCGGCGCAGCACGGGCGCACCGGGCTGCTCTGGAGCGGGCACTGGCTGATCGACCATCGGGGCGGGCGGCCCGGTGCCGCGATCGGGCGGCCGGATGCGGCATCCGTCACCTTCGCCGAACTCGACGACACCGAGATCGACGCCTACATCGCGACCGGGGAACCGCTCGCGGTGGCCGGCGCGTTCACGATCGACAGCCTCGGCGGCCCGTTCATCCGGCGCGTCGACGGCGACCCGTCGACGGTGGTCGGCCTCAGCCTGTCGACGCTGCGCGAACTGGTGCGCGAGCTCGGCGGCACGTGGACGAGCCTCTGGAACCGGGTCGGCTGA
- a CDS encoding sensor histidine kinase, with product MPGADGRLARPADARRAVSGARVETITGRALGAAAIVFSLQTVPAVIAQAEALVQGAAAALGAVMYGAAVALAVAMIARIAERITAVVYAVAYAAALVAWPFLVEHPVALDGQAPWLYYLMTVATTAVVFAMPIGAAVGYTIVAPVLYGVVRLQPQGGSADPFTAAFETGYSIVLGMVVLVIVAMLRHAAAGVDAAQEAALARYDIAARQHANEIERVRTDALVHDSVLTTLLAAAAAGTSDEQQLAARMARDAVARLREAGTSAAEPDASIELNVLVRRLRAALTTFATPFTVRVVNAGGVELTVEAVEALYSAAVQAMVNSLQHADDGTRPTRRELRIRGVRATGCVIEIADTGIGFDPAMVPTERLGLRVSIEERLAGAGGRATIASRPGHGTTVTLVWPEGVDRA from the coding sequence ATGCCCGGCGCTGACGGGCGCCTCGCGCGCCCCGCGGACGCGCGCCGTGCGGTGAGCGGCGCACGGGTCGAGACCATCACCGGTCGCGCCCTCGGGGCCGCGGCGATCGTCTTCTCGCTGCAGACCGTGCCCGCGGTGATCGCGCAGGCCGAGGCCCTCGTCCAGGGCGCGGCCGCCGCGCTCGGCGCGGTGATGTACGGTGCGGCCGTCGCGCTCGCGGTCGCGATGATCGCCCGGATCGCCGAACGCATCACCGCCGTGGTCTACGCCGTCGCGTACGCCGCGGCGCTGGTGGCGTGGCCGTTCCTCGTCGAGCACCCGGTCGCGCTCGACGGGCAGGCGCCGTGGCTGTACTACCTCATGACGGTCGCCACGACCGCGGTCGTCTTCGCGATGCCGATCGGCGCCGCCGTCGGGTACACGATCGTCGCGCCGGTCCTCTACGGCGTGGTGCGCCTGCAACCGCAGGGCGGTTCGGCGGATCCGTTCACCGCTGCGTTCGAGACCGGCTACTCGATCGTGCTCGGCATGGTGGTCCTCGTCATCGTCGCGATGCTGCGGCACGCCGCGGCGGGCGTCGATGCCGCGCAGGAGGCCGCGCTCGCGCGGTACGACATCGCGGCCCGGCAGCATGCGAACGAGATCGAACGGGTGCGGACCGACGCGCTGGTGCACGACAGCGTGCTCACGACGCTGCTCGCCGCGGCGGCCGCGGGCACCTCCGACGAGCAGCAGCTCGCCGCCCGGATGGCCCGCGATGCCGTCGCCCGGCTCCGCGAGGCCGGAACGTCCGCTGCCGAACCCGACGCCAGCATCGAGCTGAACGTTCTGGTGCGCCGGTTGCGTGCCGCCCTCACGACCTTCGCGACCCCGTTCACGGTGCGCGTCGTCAACGCCGGCGGCGTCGAGCTCACCGTTGAGGCGGTCGAAGCGCTCTATTCGGCCGCGGTGCAGGCGATGGTGAACAGCCTCCAGCACGCCGACGACGGCACGCGCCCGACGCGGCGGGAGCTGCGGATCCGCGGGGTGCGCGCGACCGGCTGCGTCATCGAGATCGCCGACACCGGCATCGGGTTCGATCCGGCGATGGTGCCGACGGAGCGGCTCGGGTTGCGCGTCTCGATCGAGGAGCGGCTCGCCGGCGCCGGCGGCCGTGCGACGATCGCGTCCAGACCGGGCCACGGCACGACGGTCACGCTGGTCTGGCCCGAGGGGGTGGATCGCGCGTGA
- a CDS encoding IS1249 family transposase yields MVCGSLLVKNGTTAAGTQRWRCRDCGASSVRRRPDVTRREQLRRFLTWLTGKASQAELGGGTGRSFRHDTAWCWDLQPRMPITGEVHDAVLVDGVWVGSWCLLIAQSSTGTVIAWQWAASESTAAWEALFTQIPPPTVVVTDGGSGIRSALARTWPDTKVQRCIFHLQMNVTRELTRKPRLHAGKALRQIALALTDVHTVDDAITWRLTLEAWWQKYGHLTRERSMYDNGQFGYTHHRLRKAWVILHRAAQAGHIFTNLEHGNPRATSRLEGLNSQIRNLLRHHRGMPIEHRRRAAEWFLLLHEIPIDQAHKHAHQPAPKHVEPPTEDPIGPALYDTALSAEEGLWTRSGWAGRT; encoded by the coding sequence ATGGTATGCGGATCGTTGCTCGTGAAGAACGGGACGACCGCGGCCGGAACGCAGCGGTGGCGGTGCCGGGACTGCGGGGCCTCCTCCGTACGGCGACGTCCGGATGTCACCAGACGTGAGCAGTTACGCCGGTTCCTGACCTGGCTGACGGGCAAAGCATCTCAGGCCGAGCTCGGCGGCGGTACTGGACGTTCCTTCCGTCACGACACCGCCTGGTGCTGGGACCTTCAACCCCGCATGCCGATCACCGGTGAAGTCCATGACGCGGTCCTCGTCGACGGCGTCTGGGTCGGGTCCTGGTGCCTCCTGATCGCGCAATCCTCGACCGGGACCGTGATCGCCTGGCAATGGGCCGCAAGCGAGTCCACTGCCGCGTGGGAAGCCCTGTTCACCCAGATCCCACCACCGACCGTGGTCGTCACCGATGGGGGCTCCGGGATCCGTTCCGCACTCGCGCGAACCTGGCCAGACACCAAGGTCCAACGCTGTATCTTCCACCTGCAGATGAACGTGACCCGCGAACTCACACGCAAACCACGCCTGCACGCCGGCAAAGCACTCCGACAGATCGCGCTCGCCCTGACCGATGTCCACACGGTCGATGACGCGATCACCTGGCGGCTCACGCTCGAAGCCTGGTGGCAGAAATACGGGCACCTCACCCGAGAACGCAGCATGTACGACAACGGCCAGTTCGGGTACACCCATCACCGGCTCCGCAAAGCCTGGGTGATCCTGCACCGCGCCGCGCAAGCCGGACACATCTTCACCAACCTCGAGCACGGCAACCCAAGAGCAACCTCACGCTTGGAAGGCCTGAACTCCCAGATCCGCAACCTCCTCCGCCACCACCGCGGCATGCCGATCGAACACCGCCGAAGGGCCGCCGAATGGTTCCTGCTCCTCCACGAGATCCCCATCGATCAAGCACACAAGCACGCCCACCAGCCCGCACCGAAACACGTCGAACCACCGACAGAAGACCCCATCGGACCCGCACTCTACGACACCGCCCTGAGCGCCGAAGAAGGCCTCTGGACCCGCTCAGGATGGGCAGGCAGAACATGA
- a CDS encoding class I SAM-dependent RNA methyltransferase translates to MARPSRHRTSSPTGAKRTAHPRRRTPAAPVAGPELELDVERIAHGGVAVARHEGRVVFVADAIPGERVRAQVTDASRDRFWRAETLEVLDASPDRREHVWAEASVDRAPEQRAGGAEFGHIRMHRQRALKAEVLQDALARMAGEQREVVVVAVDDALAPGVDVEAGTGWRTRVRLHVDDEGRVGPYAARSHRVVPVASLPLAATALQGIAPLGTRFDGAVESVELVAPTGGGASVVVRRAGDPREAAPEIVELVGDRRFRLARDGFWQVHRGAAATLTRAVQQAIDPDRFDLAAEHLDLYGGVGLLAAAVGDRFGSTLRITSVEADARATEHAGANLADFVGARAVTARVDRFLTELGRSDASRSIRGGTIVLDPPRSGAGRDVVAGVAALHPAQVVYVACDPVALARDVATFRDLGYGLEELRAFDLFPNTHHVEAVARLSAIV, encoded by the coding sequence ATGGCCCGCCCCTCCCGCCACCGCACGTCCAGCCCCACGGGTGCCAAGCGCACCGCGCACCCGCGGCGCCGCACGCCCGCGGCCCCGGTCGCCGGCCCCGAGCTCGAGCTCGACGTCGAGCGCATCGCGCACGGCGGCGTCGCGGTCGCCCGGCACGAGGGGCGCGTCGTGTTCGTCGCCGACGCGATCCCTGGCGAACGCGTCCGCGCGCAGGTGACCGACGCGAGCCGCGACCGGTTCTGGCGGGCCGAGACCCTCGAGGTGCTCGACGCGTCGCCCGACCGCCGCGAGCACGTGTGGGCCGAGGCATCCGTCGACCGCGCGCCCGAGCAGCGGGCGGGCGGGGCCGAGTTCGGCCACATCCGGATGCACCGCCAGCGCGCCCTGAAGGCGGAGGTGCTGCAGGACGCCCTCGCGCGCATGGCGGGCGAGCAGCGCGAGGTGGTGGTCGTGGCCGTCGACGACGCGCTCGCCCCCGGCGTCGACGTCGAGGCGGGCACCGGGTGGCGCACCCGGGTCCGCCTGCACGTCGACGACGAGGGCCGGGTCGGCCCGTACGCGGCGCGCAGCCACCGGGTCGTTCCGGTCGCTAGCCTGCCGCTCGCGGCGACCGCTCTGCAGGGCATCGCGCCGCTCGGCACCCGCTTCGACGGGGCGGTCGAGTCGGTCGAGCTCGTCGCGCCGACCGGGGGCGGAGCATCCGTCGTCGTGCGCCGGGCGGGCGATCCGCGCGAGGCCGCACCCGAGATCGTCGAACTGGTCGGCGATCGGCGATTCCGGCTCGCGCGCGATGGGTTCTGGCAGGTGCACCGCGGCGCCGCGGCGACCCTCACCCGGGCCGTGCAGCAGGCGATCGACCCCGACCGGTTCGACCTCGCCGCCGAGCACCTCGACCTCTACGGCGGCGTGGGCCTGCTCGCCGCCGCCGTCGGCGATCGGTTCGGGTCGACGCTGCGCATCACCTCCGTCGAGGCCGACGCGCGCGCGACCGAGCACGCCGGCGCGAACCTCGCCGACTTCGTGGGCGCCCGGGCGGTGACGGCGCGAGTCGACCGGTTCCTCACCGAACTCGGGCGATCGGATGCGTCGCGGAGCATCCGCGGCGGCACGATCGTGCTGGACCCGCCGCGCTCGGGCGCCGGACGCGACGTCGTCGCCGGGGTGGCCGCGCTGCACCCCGCGCAGGTGGTCTACGTCGCGTGCGATCCGGTTGCGCTCGCGCGCGACGTCGCGACCTTCCGCGATCTCGGCTACGGGCTCGAGGAACTGCGCGCATTCGACCTGTTCCCGAACACGCACCACGTCGAGGCCGTCGCGCGGCTGAGCGCTATCGTGTGA
- a CDS encoding acetyl/propionyl/methylcrotonyl-CoA carboxylase subunit alpha, translated as MPRITKVLIANRGEIAVRVIRAARDAGISSVAVYADQDRDARHAKLADEAYALDGSTSAETYLVIDKLLSVARRSGADAVHPGYGFLAENADFARAIIDAGLIWIGPSPEAIERLGDKVSARHVAEKVGAPLAPGTLNPVADASEVLEFVDEHGLPVAIKAAFGGGGRGLKVARTRDEVAELFDSATREAVAAFGRGECFVEKYLDKPRHVETQCLADAHGNVVVVSTRDCSLQRRHQKLVEEAPAPFLTDAQRDALYTSSKAILREVGYVGAGTCEFLIGQDGTVSFLEVNTRLQVEHPVSEEVTGLDLVREQFRLAEGGVLDYPDPVVSGHSFEFRINGEDPGRNFLPSPGPVHVLRFPGGPGVRVDSGVTTGDEISGAFDSLLAKLIVTGSSRQDALARARRALDEFEVAGLPTVLPFHRDVVNQPAFAPEGDEPFSVHTRWIETEYDNTIEPWTGELEETKGPQARESVVVEVAGKRIEVSLPKKLSGGPRPVTLGTAPRRRAASHAVDTATGDAVTAPMQATVVKVAVAEGDKVVKGDLILVLEAMKMEQPITAHKDGVVGTINAETGLTVSSGHLLLSIADAPAA; from the coding sequence ATGCCGCGCATCACCAAGGTCCTGATCGCCAACCGGGGCGAGATCGCCGTTCGTGTCATCCGGGCCGCTCGGGACGCCGGCATCTCCTCGGTCGCCGTCTACGCCGACCAGGACCGCGACGCCCGGCACGCGAAGCTCGCCGACGAGGCGTACGCCCTCGACGGCTCGACCAGCGCCGAGACCTACCTCGTCATCGACAAGCTGCTCTCGGTCGCCCGCCGCTCGGGGGCCGACGCCGTGCACCCCGGCTACGGGTTCCTCGCCGAGAACGCCGACTTCGCGCGCGCGATCATCGACGCCGGCCTCATCTGGATCGGCCCGTCGCCCGAGGCGATCGAACGCCTCGGCGACAAGGTCTCGGCCCGGCACGTGGCCGAGAAGGTGGGTGCGCCGCTCGCGCCCGGCACCCTCAATCCCGTCGCGGATGCCTCGGAGGTGCTCGAGTTCGTCGACGAGCACGGTCTGCCCGTGGCGATCAAGGCCGCGTTCGGCGGCGGCGGGCGAGGCCTCAAGGTCGCCCGTACCCGCGACGAGGTCGCCGAGCTCTTCGACTCCGCCACCCGTGAGGCCGTCGCCGCCTTCGGCCGCGGCGAGTGCTTCGTCGAGAAGTACCTCGACAAGCCGCGCCACGTCGAGACCCAGTGCCTCGCCGACGCGCACGGCAACGTCGTCGTCGTCTCGACCCGCGACTGCTCGCTGCAGCGCCGCCACCAGAAGCTCGTCGAAGAGGCGCCCGCGCCGTTCCTCACCGACGCCCAGCGCGACGCGCTGTACACGTCGTCGAAGGCGATCCTGCGCGAGGTCGGGTACGTCGGCGCCGGCACCTGCGAGTTCCTCATCGGGCAGGACGGCACGGTCTCGTTCCTCGAGGTGAACACCCGCCTGCAGGTCGAGCACCCCGTCTCCGAAGAGGTCACCGGGCTCGACCTGGTGCGCGAGCAGTTCCGCCTCGCCGAGGGCGGCGTGCTCGACTACCCCGACCCCGTCGTCAGCGGGCACTCGTTCGAGTTCCGCATCAACGGGGAGGACCCGGGCCGCAACTTCCTGCCCTCCCCCGGCCCCGTGCACGTGCTGCGGTTCCCCGGCGGCCCCGGCGTGCGCGTCGACTCGGGCGTCACCACCGGCGACGAGATCTCGGGCGCGTTCGACTCGCTGCTCGCCAAGCTCATCGTCACGGGGTCGTCCCGTCAGGATGCGCTCGCCCGAGCCCGACGCGCGCTCGACGAGTTCGAGGTCGCCGGCCTGCCGACGGTGCTGCCGTTCCACCGCGATGTCGTGAACCAGCCCGCGTTCGCCCCCGAGGGCGACGAGCCGTTCTCGGTGCACACCCGTTGGATCGAGACCGAGTACGACAACACGATCGAGCCGTGGACGGGCGAGCTCGAAGAGACCAAGGGGCCGCAGGCCCGCGAGTCGGTCGTGGTCGAGGTCGCCGGCAAGCGCATCGAGGTGAGCCTGCCGAAGAAGCTCTCGGGCGGGCCGCGTCCCGTGACCCTCGGCACCGCCCCGCGTCGCCGCGCCGCGTCGCACGCGGTCGACACCGCGACCGGCGACGCCGTCACGGCGCCCATGCAGGCGACGGTCGTGAAGGTCGCCGTCGCCGAGGGCGACAAGGTCGTCAAGGGCGACCTCATCCTCGTGCTCGAGGCGATGAAGATGGAGCAGCCCATCACCGCCCACAAGGACGGCGTGGTCGGCACGATCAACGCCGAGACCGGCCTCACCGTCTCGAGCGGTCACCTGCTGCTGTCGATCGCGGACGCGCCGGCCGCCTGA
- a CDS encoding biotin--[acetyl-CoA-carboxylase] ligase codes for MEWGRSRAQVGRFEFLEQATSTNDVLREAATGPEAVDWPHGAVVVTDDQTAGRGRLGRTWLAPTGKTLAISVLLRPARRDGRPLDAASLGWLPLIAGLAMTEAVERAVGRAGLAEPSGLTEPSGLAEPVGLAEPVGLAEPVEAKHPSTGSGSFPSTGSGSTASTVEDDGPGLVEVELKWPNDVLISGYKVCGILTELLPGGDAVVVGAGLNLTLDEHDLPTLTSTSLLLATGRRPDADAVLADYLGTLLAAVDEFLAADGDATASGLADRIAQRCGTIGADVRVELPGGGELLGTAERLDRDGRLVVRDRESGEPQAVGAGDVTHLRY; via the coding sequence ATGGAGTGGGGCAGGTCGCGCGCGCAGGTCGGGCGGTTCGAGTTCCTCGAGCAGGCGACGTCGACGAACGACGTGCTCCGCGAGGCGGCGACGGGACCCGAGGCCGTGGACTGGCCGCACGGCGCCGTCGTCGTCACCGACGACCAGACCGCCGGCCGCGGCCGGCTCGGGCGCACCTGGCTCGCACCGACCGGCAAGACCCTCGCGATCTCGGTGCTGCTGCGCCCCGCGCGACGCGACGGACGGCCGCTCGACGCGGCATCCCTCGGTTGGCTGCCGCTCATCGCCGGGCTCGCGATGACCGAGGCGGTCGAGCGGGCGGTCGGGCGCGCCGGACTCGCTGAGCCTTCCGGGCTCACTGAGCCTTCCGGGCTCGCTGAGCCGGTCGGGCTCGCTGAGCCGGTCGGGCTCGCTGAGCCTGTCGAAGCGAAGCACCCTTCGACGGGCTCAGGGAGCTTCCCTTCGACGGGCTCAGGGAGCACTGCTTCGACCGTGGAGGACGACGGCCCCGGCCTCGTCGAGGTCGAACTCAAATGGCCGAACGACGTGTTGATCTCGGGATACAAGGTCTGCGGCATCCTCACCGAACTCCTGCCCGGCGGGGACGCGGTCGTCGTCGGCGCCGGCCTCAACCTCACCCTCGACGAGCACGACCTGCCCACGCTCACCTCGACCTCGCTGCTGCTGGCGACCGGCCGCCGGCCCGACGCCGATGCGGTGCTCGCCGACTACCTCGGCACCCTGCTCGCCGCGGTCGACGAGTTCCTCGCCGCCGACGGCGACGCGACCGCGAGCGGGCTCGCCGACCGCATCGCGCAGCGCTGCGGCACGATCGGCGCCGACGTGCGTGTCGAACTGCCCGGCGGGGGCGAACTGCTCGGCACCGCCGAGCGCCTCGACCGCGACGGGCGTCTCGTCGTCCGTGACCGCGAGTCGGGTGAACCGCAGGCTGTCGGGGCGGGGGACGTGACCCACCTGCGGTATTAA
- a CDS encoding PH domain-containing protein has protein sequence MSRPPSTSRTGAPTASPERVVARVRRHGRMLILPVLLLVAVAGALPYALGILAEDWQRWAAIALAAVLVVLGVLLPYLAWLTRRTTITTRRVILRSGVFVRTRRDVPLARSIDIRVRQSPGQRLFGCGDVRVDAGQERPVVLQDVPRPALLQEALHELVDAEHARAVLAAQAAGRPGGGIEGDTVVFGAR, from the coding sequence ATGAGCCGCCCTCCGTCGACGAGTCGTACGGGCGCGCCGACGGCGTCGCCCGAGCGCGTCGTCGCACGGGTGCGGCGGCACGGACGCATGCTCATCCTGCCGGTGCTGCTGCTCGTCGCGGTGGCGGGGGCGCTGCCGTACGCGCTCGGCATCCTCGCCGAGGACTGGCAGCGCTGGGCGGCGATCGCGCTCGCCGCGGTGCTGGTGGTGCTGGGCGTGCTGCTGCCGTACCTCGCGTGGCTCACCCGGCGCACCACGATCACCACGCGGCGGGTGATCCTGCGATCGGGCGTGTTCGTCCGCACCCGGCGAGACGTGCCGCTCGCGCGCAGCATCGACATCAGGGTGCGCCAGTCGCCGGGTCAGCGCCTGTTCGGCTGCGGCGACGTGCGGGTGGACGCCGGTCAGGAGCGCCCGGTCGTGCTGCAGGACGTCCCGCGGCCCGCGCTCCTGCAGGAGGCGCTGCACGAACTCGTCGACGCCGAGCACGCGCGTGCGGTGCTCGCCGCGCAGGCTGCGGGCCGGCCCGGCGGCGGGATCGAGGGCGACACGGTGGTCTTCGGCGCCCGGTAG
- a CDS encoding acyl-CoA carboxylase subunit beta, whose translation MNRVTEATTDGPDLTTTAGKLADLKHRYHHAVTAAGEAAQVKQHAKGKLTARERIEGLLDPGSFVELDEFVRHRTHAFGMEEKRPYGDSVVTGTGTIHGRQVAVYSQDFTTFGGSLGEVAGEKIIKVMDLALKTGVPIIGILDSGGARIQEGVVALGKYGEIFRRNTQASGVIPQISIVMGPAAGGAVYSPALTDFVIMVDKSSHMFVTGPDVIKTVTGEEVGFEELGGALTHNTVSGVAHYLASDEDDALDYARTLVSFLPDNNMSESPVYDADVELEITDADHRLNTVIPDSPNQPYDMHQVIAGVVDHGDFLEVQPLFAPNILIGFARIEGRSVGIIANQPNQMAGTLNIAAGEKAARFVRFCDAFGLPIVTLVDVPGYLPGTDQEWTGVIRRGAKLLYAYAEATVPLVTVITRKAYGGAYIVMGSKQLGADINLAWPTAEIAVMGGQGAVNILYRAELKRAEEAGEDVAAVRTQLANEYTYNVASPFLAAERGELDGVIEPAATRVAIVKALRTLRTKRASLPPKKHGNIPL comes from the coding sequence GTGAACCGCGTGACCGAAGCGACCACCGACGGCCCAGACCTCACCACGACCGCGGGCAAACTCGCCGACTTGAAGCACCGCTACCACCATGCGGTGACGGCTGCGGGCGAAGCAGCGCAGGTGAAGCAGCACGCGAAGGGCAAGCTCACCGCCCGCGAGCGCATCGAGGGCCTGCTCGATCCGGGGTCGTTCGTCGAGCTCGACGAGTTCGTGCGCCACCGCACCCACGCGTTCGGCATGGAGGAGAAGCGCCCGTACGGCGACTCGGTCGTCACGGGCACCGGCACCATCCACGGCCGACAGGTCGCGGTGTACTCGCAGGACTTCACGACCTTCGGCGGCTCGCTCGGCGAGGTGGCCGGCGAGAAGATCATCAAGGTGATGGACCTCGCGCTGAAGACCGGCGTGCCGATCATCGGCATCCTCGACTCGGGCGGCGCGCGCATCCAGGAGGGCGTGGTCGCGCTCGGCAAGTACGGCGAGATCTTCCGCCGCAACACGCAGGCGTCGGGCGTCATCCCGCAGATCTCGATCGTGATGGGCCCGGCCGCGGGCGGTGCGGTGTACTCCCCCGCCCTCACCGACTTCGTCATCATGGTCGACAAGTCGAGCCACATGTTCGTCACCGGCCCCGATGTCATCAAGACGGTCACGGGCGAGGAGGTCGGGTTCGAAGAGCTCGGCGGCGCGCTCACCCACAACACCGTCTCGGGCGTCGCGCACTACCTCGCCAGCGACGAGGACGACGCGCTCGACTACGCGCGCACCCTCGTCTCGTTCCTGCCCGACAACAACATGAGCGAGTCGCCGGTGTACGACGCCGACGTCGAGCTCGAGATCACCGATGCCGACCACCGGCTGAACACGGTCATCCCCGACTCGCCGAACCAGCCGTACGACATGCACCAGGTCATCGCCGGGGTCGTCGACCACGGCGACTTCCTCGAGGTGCAGCCGCTGTTCGCACCGAACATCCTCATCGGCTTCGCCCGCATCGAGGGGCGCTCGGTCGGCATCATCGCGAACCAGCCCAATCAGATGGCGGGCACGCTGAACATCGCCGCGGGCGAGAAGGCGGCCAGGTTCGTGCGGTTCTGCGACGCGTTCGGCCTGCCGATCGTCACCCTGGTGGATGTCCCGGGCTACCTGCCCGGCACCGATCAGGAGTGGACGGGCGTCATCCGCCGCGGCGCGAAGCTGCTCTACGCGTACGCCGAGGCCACCGTGCCGCTGGTCACCGTCATCACCCGCAAGGCCTACGGCGGCGCGTACATCGTGATGGGGTCGAAGCAGCTCGGCGCCGACATCAACCTGGCCTGGCCGACGGCCGAGATCGCCGTCATGGGTGGTCAGGGCGCGGTCAACATCCTCTACCGCGCCGAGCTGAAGCGCGCCGAGGAGGCCGGCGAGGATGTCGCGGCCGTGCGCACGCAGCTGGCCAACGAGTACACGTACAACGTGGCATCCCCGTTCCTGGCGGCCGAGCGCGGCGAGCTCGACGGGGTCATCGAGCCGGCGGCGACGCGCGTGGCGATCGTGAAGGCGTTGCGCACGCTGCGCACCAAGCGCGCGAGTCTGCCGCCCAAGAAGCACGGGAACATCCCGCTGTGA
- a CDS encoding response regulator transcription factor: MGQAQHDGPTTVAIVDDHEAVRLGLRAACRDAGYEVVTEAAGVPELLDALGLDRVDVVVLDLSLGDGRSVTDNVRAVLATGSGVLVHSIADRVAAVREALAAGAAGVIPKSSPMSAVIGAIAVVARGDVLNNVEWASAIEADRDFAKAALGRRERDVLHLYASGLPLKLVAQQLGIAHSTAREYLDRIRQKYIEVGRPAPTKVDLLRRAVEDGILPGLDEAGDARR, from the coding sequence GTGGGGCAGGCGCAGCACGACGGGCCGACGACGGTCGCGATCGTCGACGACCACGAAGCGGTGCGGCTCGGGTTGCGGGCCGCGTGCCGCGACGCGGGCTACGAGGTCGTCACCGAGGCTGCGGGGGTGCCCGAACTGCTCGACGCGCTGGGCCTGGACCGGGTCGACGTCGTGGTGCTCGACCTGTCGCTCGGCGACGGCCGCAGCGTCACCGACAACGTCCGCGCCGTGCTGGCCACGGGCAGCGGGGTGCTGGTGCACAGCATCGCCGACCGGGTCGCCGCCGTGCGCGAGGCGTTGGCGGCGGGCGCCGCGGGCGTCATCCCGAAGTCGTCGCCGATGTCCGCCGTGATCGGCGCGATCGCGGTCGTGGCTCGCGGCGACGTGCTGAACAACGTGGAATGGGCGAGCGCGATCGAGGCCGACCGCGACTTCGCGAAGGCGGCGCTGGGGCGGCGCGAGCGCGACGTGCTGCACCTGTACGCGTCGGGCCTGCCGCTGAAGCTGGTCGCACAGCAGCTCGGCATCGCGCACTCGACGGCACGCGAATACCTCGACCGCATCCGGCAGAAGTACATCGAGGTCGGCCGCCCGGCGCCGACCAAGGTCGACCTGCTGCGCCGCGCCGTCGAGGACGGCATCCTGCCGGGGCTCGACGAAGCCGGAGATGCCCGGCGCTGA
- a CDS encoding acyl-CoA carboxylase epsilon subunit → MTEDEPTVDLRIRTRGVSDDEAAAATAVVLAAIAAQRDQPPAPTGPTDGWVRAARPHRRPFERGPGRWVGWGR, encoded by the coding sequence GTGACCGAGGACGAGCCCACCGTCGACCTGCGGATCCGCACCCGCGGCGTGTCCGACGACGAAGCCGCGGCGGCCACCGCGGTCGTGCTCGCCGCGATCGCCGCGCAGCGGGATCAGCCGCCGGCGCCGACCGGGCCAACCGACGGCTGGGTGCGCGCCGCGCGGCCGCACCGCCGGCCGTTCGAGCGGGGTCCCGGGCGATGGGTCGGCTGGGGGCGCTGA